One Neisseria sicca genomic region harbors:
- the lptM gene encoding LPS translocon maturation chaperone LptM, which translates to MKYGVFFAAATALLLSACGYKGDLYLPKEGDKARFGVVQTGLKIHSSKEPTNQTND; encoded by the coding sequence ATGAAATACGGCGTATTTTTTGCGGCGGCAACCGCCCTCCTGCTCTCGGCCTGCGGTTACAAAGGCGACCTCTACCTGCCCAAAGAAGGCGACAAGGCGCGTTTCGGCGTGGTCCAAACCGGCCTGAAAATCCATTCTTCCAAAGAACCTACCAATCAAACCAACGATTAA
- a CDS encoding type IV pilin protein — MKEIQRGFSLSQLVFTIMMVGILTSIAYPSYQKYVENTKLQEVRAAMLENAQFLERFYQKNGSFKQSSTQWPDLPIKEIGDFCIKVQGDAKGTPDGRFTLKAVARSDKNPKVLKINESFVTVSCETTESTCEDKAQHFANTDKSCKIFES; from the coding sequence ATGAAGGAAATTCAGCGGGGATTTTCTTTGTCTCAACTGGTTTTTACCATCATGATGGTGGGGATTTTAACGTCGATTGCCTACCCGTCTTACCAAAAATATGTTGAAAATACCAAGCTGCAGGAAGTGCGGGCAGCCATGCTGGAAAACGCCCAATTTCTGGAGCGTTTTTATCAAAAAAACGGAAGTTTCAAACAAAGTTCCACCCAATGGCCGGATTTGCCGATTAAGGAAATCGGCGATTTTTGCATCAAGGTGCAAGGCGACGCCAAAGGCACGCCGGACGGGCGGTTTACCCTGAAGGCAGTAGCGCGGTCGGATAAAAATCCCAAGGTATTGAAAATCAACGAAAGCTTTGTCACAGTATCGTGTGAAACGACCGAAAGCACCTGCGAAGACAAGGCGCAACATTTCGCCAATACGGACAAATCATGCAAGATATTTGAGTCTTGA
- a CDS encoding patatin-like phospholipase family protein produces MKPLLIQTLRTTLTASVVLMLAACPSHTSDKSDAKPHTRTANTAKPKAVVALALGGGASKGFAHIGIIKVLKENNIPVKVVTGTSAGSIVGSLYASGMSPDRLELEAEILGKTDLVDLTLSSSGFIKGEKLQNYINQKVGNRPIQQLPIKFAAVATDFESGKAVAFNRGNVGQAVRASASIPNVFQPTMIGGRRYVDGGLSQPVPVSAAKKQGANFIIAVDISARPVKNVNQGFFSYLDQTFNVMSIPLLQHELGQANVVIKPQVLEMGSIGGFDQKRRAIQLGEEAARAALPEIKRKLAAYQY; encoded by the coding sequence ATGAAACCATTGCTGATTCAAACACTGCGCACTACGCTGACAGCGTCTGTCGTACTCATGCTCGCTGCCTGTCCGAGCCATACCTCCGACAAATCGGATGCCAAGCCGCATACCCGTACCGCGAATACCGCCAAGCCCAAAGCCGTGGTCGCGCTTGCGCTCGGCGGCGGCGCATCCAAAGGTTTTGCCCATATCGGCATTATCAAAGTCTTGAAAGAAAACAATATTCCCGTCAAAGTCGTGACCGGCACATCCGCAGGCTCCATCGTCGGCAGCCTGTACGCTTCAGGCATGTCGCCCGACCGCCTCGAACTCGAAGCCGAAATTTTGGGCAAAACCGACTTGGTTGACCTGACCCTATCCAGCAGCGGCTTCATCAAAGGCGAAAAACTGCAAAACTACATCAACCAAAAAGTCGGCAACCGCCCCATCCAGCAATTGCCGATTAAATTCGCCGCCGTCGCCACCGATTTTGAAAGCGGCAAAGCCGTCGCCTTCAACCGAGGCAACGTCGGACAGGCAGTCCGCGCGTCCGCGTCCATCCCCAACGTGTTCCAGCCCACCATGATTGGCGGCCGCCGATACGTTGACGGCGGTCTGTCGCAGCCTGTTCCCGTCAGCGCGGCTAAAAAACAAGGCGCCAATTTCATTATCGCCGTCGATATTTCCGCCCGTCCGGTGAAAAACGTCAACCAAGGCTTTTTCTCTTACCTCGACCAAACGTTCAACGTCATGAGCATTCCGCTGCTCCAACATGAATTGGGTCAGGCAAACGTCGTGATCAAACCGCAAGTGTTGGAGATGGGTTCTATCGGCGGTTTCGACCAAAAACGACGCGCCATCCAGCTGGGTGAAGAAGCCGCCCGCGCCGCCCTGCCCGAAATCAAGCGCAAACTCGCCGCCTATCAATATTAA
- a CDS encoding DUF6636 domain-containing protein, translated as MKYLPLLLLAATAPAFAGSSSIYLNNDYRQVFATPSGNILCGGDSQKRTKTGKPRTNDLYCFIGLNKAMPKRCNQQGEGLDFTLNAKGKATMSCAGFEFVPYNEGYEETRVLKYGETISGQGWSCRSGTSGLSCQNNDGHGFSINRKEYRLF; from the coding sequence ATGAAATATCTACCCCTTCTGTTACTTGCTGCCACAGCCCCCGCTTTTGCCGGTTCATCCAGCATCTACTTAAACAACGATTACCGACAGGTTTTCGCTACCCCAAGCGGCAATATCTTATGTGGTGGCGACAGCCAAAAGCGCACTAAGACCGGCAAACCCCGAACCAACGATTTGTATTGTTTTATCGGTCTGAATAAAGCTATGCCCAAACGCTGTAACCAACAAGGTGAAGGCTTGGATTTCACGCTGAATGCCAAAGGTAAAGCCACTATGAGCTGCGCGGGTTTCGAATTTGTCCCCTACAATGAAGGCTACGAAGAAACACGCGTACTGAAATACGGTGAAACCATTAGCGGTCAGGGTTGGAGCTGCCGCAGCGGAACATCAGGCTTAAGTTGTCAAAATAACGACGGCCACGGTTTTTCAATCAATCGTAAAGAATACCGCCTGTTTTAA
- the lysA gene encoding diaminopimelate decarboxylase, translating into MTLHCEQVPYSRLAEEFGTPLYVYSQSALTEAFENYQTAFAALSPLVCYAVKANGNLSIIKHFASLGSGFDIVSGGELARVLAAGGDAAKTIFSGVGKSEAEIEFALHAGVKCFNMESIPEIDRIQKVAERLGKTASVSLRVNPDVDAKTHPYISTGLKANKFGIAYADALEAYRHAARQSHLKIIGIDCHIGSQLTDLSPLVEACERILILVDRLADEGIVLEHLDLGGGVGIVYQDETIPDLGAYAQAVQKLIGTRRLKLILEPGRSLVGNAGSLLARVEFVKHGEEKNFVMVDAAMNDLMRPALYDAYHRIEAVEPKNIPPLTANIVGPICETGDFLGKDRTLACEEGDLLVIRSAGAYGASMASNYNTRNRAAEVLVDGSEYRLIRRRETLEQQMANEMACL; encoded by the coding sequence ATGACCCTGCATTGCGAACAAGTCCCCTATTCCCGCCTTGCCGAAGAATTCGGCACACCGCTTTATGTGTACAGCCAATCCGCGCTGACCGAAGCATTTGAAAACTACCAAACCGCGTTTGCCGCGCTTTCCCCGCTCGTCTGCTACGCCGTCAAGGCAAACGGCAATCTGAGCATCATCAAACACTTCGCCTCGCTGGGCAGCGGTTTCGACATCGTCTCTGGCGGCGAATTGGCACGCGTTTTGGCGGCGGGCGGCGACGCGGCGAAAACCATCTTTTCAGGCGTGGGCAAAAGCGAGGCGGAAATCGAGTTCGCGCTTCATGCCGGCGTGAAATGCTTCAATATGGAAAGCATTCCCGAAATCGACCGCATTCAAAAGGTTGCCGAACGCTTGGGCAAAACCGCATCCGTCTCCCTGCGCGTCAACCCCGATGTCGATGCCAAAACCCATCCCTACATCTCCACCGGTCTGAAAGCCAACAAATTCGGCATTGCCTACGCCGACGCGCTCGAAGCCTACCGCCATGCCGCCCGCCAAAGCCACCTAAAAATCATCGGCATCGACTGCCACATCGGTTCGCAACTGACCGACCTCAGCCCGCTTGTCGAAGCCTGCGAGCGCATTTTGATTTTGGTCGACCGATTGGCGGATGAAGGCATCGTTTTGGAACACTTAGACTTAGGCGGCGGCGTCGGCATCGTTTATCAAGACGAAACCATCCCCGATTTGGGCGCGTATGCCCAAGCGGTTCAAAAACTGATCGGCACACGTCGTCTGAAACTCATCCTCGAACCGGGCCGCAGCTTGGTCGGCAACGCAGGATCTTTGCTGGCGCGCGTCGAGTTCGTCAAACACGGCGAAGAGAAAAACTTCGTCATGGTCGATGCCGCCATGAACGACCTCATGCGCCCCGCCCTGTATGACGCGTATCACCGTATCGAAGCGGTAGAACCCAAAAATATTCCGCCGCTGACCGCCAACATCGTCGGCCCGATTTGCGAAACCGGCGACTTCCTCGGCAAAGACCGCACTCTTGCCTGCGAAGAAGGCGATTTGCTGGTTATCCGCAGCGCAGGCGCATACGGCGCCAGCATGGCAAGCAATTACAATACGCGCAACCGGGCAGCGGAAGTCTTGGTGGACGGCAGCGAATACCGGCTTATCCGCCGACGCGAAACCTTAGAACAGCAAATGGCAAACGAAATGGCTTGTCTGTAA
- a CDS encoding pyrimidine 5'-nucleotidase, translated as MNLSPVWLFDLDNTLHNADAGIFYIINRAMTDYMAQRLKLSEEAASDLRQDYWHRYGATLAGLQIHHPEIDIREFLRESHPIAQILAKLEGMEGTESVLGRLKGRKAVFSNGPSFYVRAIIVALGLANRFDALLGTDDFGLRYKPDPQAYLTVCRLLDAHPEQCIMIDDSADNLHQAKELGMKTVWFGSKAHPLPFTDAVAKDMQALAECAEKLSALV; from the coding sequence ATGAACCTTTCCCCCGTCTGGCTTTTTGACCTCGACAACACGCTGCATAACGCCGATGCAGGCATCTTCTACATCATCAACCGCGCCATGACCGACTACATGGCGCAACGCCTCAAGCTCTCCGAAGAAGCGGCGTCGGACCTGCGTCAGGACTATTGGCACCGATACGGCGCGACGCTTGCCGGCCTGCAAATCCACCATCCCGAAATCGACATCCGCGAATTTCTGCGCGAAAGCCATCCCATCGCGCAAATCTTGGCAAAATTGGAGGGCATGGAGGGAACCGAAAGCGTTTTAGGTCGTCTGAAAGGACGCAAAGCCGTTTTTTCCAACGGCCCTTCGTTTTACGTCCGCGCTATCATCGTGGCATTGGGTTTGGCAAACCGTTTTGACGCACTCCTCGGCACGGACGACTTCGGACTGCGCTACAAGCCCGACCCGCAAGCCTACCTGACCGTCTGCCGCCTGCTCGACGCCCACCCCGAACAGTGCATCATGATCGACGACAGCGCGGACAACCTGCACCAAGCCAAAGAGCTGGGCATGAAAACCGTATGGTTCGGCAGCAAAGCCCATCCCCTGCCCTTTACCGACGCCGTTGCAAAAGATATGCAGGCGCTCGCCGAATGTGCCGAAAAACTGTCGGCACTCGTCTGA
- a CDS encoding DUF4189 domain-containing protein codes for MKKLFLMIFGLMVSNISIANPTYDVTNGALQNDPALCSYGYNPNCSSGNTAPPPKKIIYHDVFVPPKFGAFAYSQKAGHLAGAVNQNSLDAAKREAIKQCQKGSRNTPCKVITWVRNGCMAAAEGKTKDRFVLSDVAGAQGTVEQAALKNCQDRGGIDCRIIQPEVCALP; via the coding sequence ATGAAAAAACTGTTTTTGATGATATTCGGATTAATGGTTTCAAATATTTCTATTGCCAATCCGACATATGATGTGACAAACGGGGCTTTACAGAATGATCCCGCATTATGTAGCTATGGGTACAATCCCAACTGCTCTTCGGGTAATACCGCCCCTCCTCCTAAAAAAATTATCTATCACGATGTTTTTGTGCCGCCTAAATTCGGGGCATTTGCTTACAGTCAGAAAGCAGGGCATCTTGCCGGTGCGGTAAACCAGAATTCCCTAGACGCGGCAAAACGTGAGGCCATAAAACAATGCCAAAAAGGCAGTCGCAATACGCCTTGTAAAGTTATTACATGGGTGAGGAACGGTTGTATGGCAGCGGCAGAAGGGAAAACAAAAGACAGATTTGTTTTATCTGATGTGGCAGGAGCACAAGGTACTGTCGAACAGGCAGCTTTAAAAAATTGCCAAGATAGGGGAGGTATAGACTGTAGAATTATTCAGCCTGAAGTGTGTGCTCTCCCGTGA
- the glmU gene encoding bifunctional UDP-N-acetylglucosamine diphosphorylase/glucosamine-1-phosphate N-acetyltransferase GlmU: MSATPLNIVILAAGKGTRMYSKMPKVLHRIGGKPMVERVIDTAAALHPQNICVVIGHGKDQVLDTVKRDVVWVEQTEQLGTGHAVKTALPHLAAEGRTLVLYGDVPLIDTATLETLLEAAGSEVGLLTDVPADPTGLGRIIRDSQGSVTAIVEEKDADAAQKAVREINTGILVLPNAKLENWLNSLSSNNAQGEYYLTDLIAKAVADGIKVHPVQVRASHLAAGVNNKLQLAELERIFQTEQAQALLKAGVTLRDPARFDLRGRLKHGQDIVIDVNVVLEGDIEIGDNVEIGANCVIKNAKIGANSKIAPFSHFEDCEVGQNNQIGPYARLRPQARLSDDVHVGNFVEIKNAAIGKGTKANHLTYIGDAEVGSKTNFGAGTIIANYDGVNKHKTVIGDEVRIGSNCVLVAPVKLGNKVTTGAGSTITKNVEDNKLALARARQTVIEGWVRPEKGDKK; this comes from the coding sequence ATGTCCGCCACACCCCTCAACATCGTCATCCTCGCCGCCGGCAAAGGCACGCGCATGTATTCCAAAATGCCCAAAGTGCTGCACCGCATCGGCGGCAAGCCCATGGTCGAGCGCGTTATCGACACCGCCGCCGCGCTTCATCCGCAAAACATCTGCGTCGTCATCGGACACGGCAAAGACCAAGTTTTGGACACCGTCAAACGCGACGTCGTCTGGGTCGAACAAACCGAACAGCTCGGCACCGGCCACGCCGTCAAAACCGCCCTGCCGCACCTTGCCGCCGAAGGCCGAACGCTGGTGCTGTATGGCGACGTTCCCCTGATTGACACCGCCACCCTCGAAACCCTGCTCGAAGCCGCCGGCAGCGAAGTCGGCCTGTTGACCGACGTTCCCGCCGACCCGACAGGCTTGGGCCGCATCATCCGCGACAGCCAAGGCAGCGTAACCGCCATCGTCGAAGAAAAAGACGCCGACGCCGCCCAAAAAGCCGTCCGCGAAATCAACACAGGCATCCTCGTCCTGCCCAACGCCAAACTCGAAAACTGGCTGAACAGCCTCTCCAGCAACAACGCCCAAGGCGAATACTACCTGACCGACCTCATCGCCAAAGCCGTTGCCGACGGCATCAAAGTCCATCCCGTCCAAGTGCGCGCCTCCCACCTCGCCGCCGGCGTGAACAACAAACTCCAGCTCGCCGAACTCGAACGCATCTTCCAAACCGAACAGGCGCAAGCCCTGCTCAAAGCAGGCGTTACCCTGCGCGACCCCGCCCGCTTCGACTTAAGGGGCCGTCTGAAACACGGACAAGACATCGTGATTGACGTCAACGTCGTCCTCGAAGGCGACATCGAAATCGGCGACAACGTCGAAATCGGCGCAAACTGCGTCATCAAAAACGCCAAAATCGGCGCAAACAGCAAAATCGCCCCCTTCTCCCACTTCGAAGACTGCGAAGTCGGACAAAACAACCAAATCGGCCCCTACGCCCGCCTGCGTCCGCAAGCCCGCCTTTCAGACGACGTACACGTCGGCAACTTCGTCGAAATCAAAAACGCCGCCATCGGCAAAGGCACCAAAGCCAACCACCTCACCTACATCGGCGACGCCGAAGTCGGCAGCAAAACCAACTTCGGCGCAGGCACGATTATTGCCAACTACGACGGCGTGAACAAACACAAAACCGTCATCGGCGACGAAGTCCGCATCGGCTCCAACTGCGTCTTAGTCGCCCCCGTCAAACTCGGCAACAAAGTCACGACAGGCGCAGGCAGCACGATTACCAAAAACGTCGAAGACAACAAACTCGCCCTCGCCCGCGCCCGCCAAACCGTGATCGAAGGCTGGGTGCGCCCGGAAAAAGGGGATAAGAAATAA
- a CDS encoding type IV pilin protein — MKEIQRGFSLSQLVFTIMMVGILTSIAYPSYQKYVENTKLQEVRAAMLENAQFLERFYQKNGSFKQSSTQWPDLPIKEIGDFCIKVQGDAKGTPDGRFTLKAVARSDKNPKVLKINESFVTVSCETTESTCEDKAQHFANTDKSCKIFES; from the coding sequence ATGAAGGAAATTCAGCGGGGATTTTCTTTGTCTCAACTGGTTTTTACCATCATGATGGTGGGGATTTTAACGTCGATTGCCTACCCGTCTTACCAAAAATATGTTGAAAATACCAAGCTGCAGGAAGTGCGGGCAGCCATGCTGGAAAACGCCCAATTTCTGGAGCGTTTTTATCAAAAAAACGGAAGTTTCAAACAAAGTTCCACCCAATGGCCGGATTTGCCGATTAAGGAAATCGGCGATTTTTGCATCAAGGTGCAAGGCGACGCCAAAGGCACGCCGGACGGGCGGTTTACCCTGAAGGCAGTAGCGCGGTCGGATAAAAATCCCAAGGTATTGAAAATCAACGAAAGCTTTGTCACAGTATCGTGTGAAACGACCGAAAGCACCTGCGAAGACAAGGCGCAGCATTTCGCCAATACGGACAAATCATGCAAGATATTTGAGTCTTGA
- a CDS encoding DUF4189 domain-containing protein has product MKKLFLMIFGLMVSNISIANPTYDVTNGALQNDPALCSYGYNPNCSSGNTAPPPKKIIYHDVVIPPKFGALAYSQKAGILAGAVNQNSLDAAKQEAVKRCQKSSRNTPCKVIVWVRNGCLAAAEGKVKNRFLVTQAGGNQGTVEQAALKNCQDRGGVDCRIIQPEVCALP; this is encoded by the coding sequence ATGAAAAAACTGTTTTTGATGATATTCGGATTAATGGTTTCAAATATTTCTATTGCCAATCCGACATATGATGTGACAAACGGGGCTTTACAGAATGATCCCGCATTATGCAGCTATGGGTACAATCCCAACTGCTCGTCGGGCAATACCGCCCCTCCCCCTAAGAAAATCATCTATCACGATGTGGTCATCCCTCCAAAATTCGGGGCTTTGGCTTACAGTCAGAAAGCAGGAATTCTTGCAGGCGCTGTAAATCAAAATTCTCTAGACGCAGCAAAACAGGAAGCAGTCAAACGGTGTCAAAAAAGCAGCCGCAATACGCCGTGTAAAGTTATTGTCTGGGTCAGAAACGGCTGTCTCGCAGCAGCAGAAGGAAAGGTTAAGAACAGATTTCTTGTAACTCAAGCAGGAGGTAATCAGGGAACTGTAGAGCAGGCAGCTTTAAAAAATTGCCAAGATAGGGGAGGGGTAGACTGTAGAATTATTCAGCCTGAAGTATGTGCTCTCCCGTGA
- the cyaY gene encoding iron donor protein CyaY — translation MMTESEFIRMSEELFEHIEDQIDENGWDFDCQFAGNVLTIEAADGTQIIVNRHTPNQELWIAAKSGGYHFAEQNGKWLATRDGRDFYDVLNEALSAASGEAVEIAEL, via the coding sequence ATGATGACCGAAAGCGAATTCATCCGCATGAGCGAAGAATTGTTCGAACACATCGAAGACCAAATCGACGAAAACGGCTGGGATTTCGACTGCCAGTTTGCCGGAAACGTCCTGACCATCGAAGCGGCGGACGGCACGCAAATCATCGTCAACCGCCACACGCCCAACCAAGAATTGTGGATTGCCGCAAAAAGCGGCGGCTACCATTTCGCCGAGCAAAACGGCAAATGGCTGGCAACGCGCGACGGACGGGATTTCTACGATGTTTTGAACGAAGCACTGAGCGCGGCTTCGGGCGAAGCGGTTGAGATTGCCGAATTGTAA
- a CDS encoding ABC transporter ATP-binding protein, whose product MIQKIFSWFESRIDPYPEAAPKTPEKGLWRFIWSNIEGLRKWIAVLAVFTAGIGIMEALLFQFMGKVVDWLGKYTPATLFAEKGWALTAMAAMMVFFALWTFLASNVRLQTLQGVFPMRLRWNFHRLMLGQSLGFYQDEFAGRVSAKVMQTALALRDVVMTVADMVVYVLVYFITSGVILVALDGWLLLPFIGWMIGFALVMRFLIPKLGKTASRQADARSLMTGRITDAYSNITTVKLFSHGAREAAYAKQSMEEFMVTVHAQMRLATLLHTCSFIVNSSLTAGTTALGIWLWYHGQVGVGAVATATAMALRVNGLSQYIMWESARLFENIGTVNDGMATLSKPQTILDKPNALPLKVSQGEIKFEHVDFSYEAGKPLLNGFNLTIRPGEKVGLIGRSGAGKSTIVNLLLRFYEPQSGTISIDGQNVDSVTQESLRAQIGLVTQDTSLLHRSVRDNIVYGRPDATDAEMISAAERAEAADFIPNLSDAKGRRGYDAHVGERGVKLSGGQRQRIAIARVMLKDAPILLLDEATSALDSEVEAAIQESLDKMMDGKTVIAIAHRLSTIAAMDRLIVLDKGRIIEEGSHAELLEKQGLYAKLWAHQSGGFLNEHVEWEH is encoded by the coding sequence ATGATTCAAAAAATATTCTCATGGTTCGAATCCCGAATCGACCCTTACCCCGAAGCCGCCCCGAAAACGCCTGAAAAAGGGCTGTGGCGTTTTATCTGGAGCAACATCGAAGGCTTGCGCAAATGGATTGCCGTTTTGGCGGTGTTTACCGCCGGCATCGGCATCATGGAAGCGCTGCTGTTTCAATTTATGGGCAAAGTCGTGGACTGGCTCGGCAAATACACACCCGCCACCCTGTTTGCCGAAAAAGGCTGGGCGTTGACGGCGATGGCGGCGATGATGGTGTTTTTCGCCCTCTGGACCTTCCTCGCGTCCAACGTGCGCCTGCAAACCCTGCAAGGCGTGTTCCCCATGCGCCTGCGCTGGAATTTCCACCGCCTGATGCTGGGGCAGAGCCTCGGTTTCTATCAGGACGAATTTGCCGGCCGCGTGTCCGCCAAAGTCATGCAGACCGCGCTGGCGTTGCGCGACGTGGTGATGACGGTTGCCGACATGGTCGTTTATGTGCTGGTGTATTTCATCACCTCCGGCGTGATTCTGGTCGCGCTCGACGGCTGGCTGCTGCTGCCCTTTATCGGCTGGATGATTGGCTTCGCCTTAGTGATGCGCTTCCTGATTCCCAAGCTCGGCAAAACCGCTTCGCGTCAGGCAGATGCGCGCTCGCTGATGACCGGCCGCATTACCGACGCCTATTCCAACATCACCACCGTCAAACTCTTCTCCCACGGCGCGCGCGAGGCGGCCTACGCCAAGCAGTCGATGGAAGAATTTATGGTTACGGTACACGCCCAAATGCGTTTGGCGACGCTCCTGCACACTTGCAGCTTCATCGTCAACAGCTCGCTGACCGCCGGCACGACCGCGCTGGGCATCTGGCTTTGGTATCACGGACAGGTCGGTGTCGGCGCGGTTGCCACCGCCACCGCTATGGCGTTGCGCGTCAACGGCCTGTCGCAATACATCATGTGGGAATCCGCCCGATTGTTTGAAAACATCGGCACCGTCAACGACGGCATGGCAACCCTGTCCAAACCGCAAACCATCCTCGACAAGCCGAACGCCCTGCCGCTGAAAGTGTCGCAAGGCGAAATCAAGTTCGAACACGTCGATTTCTCCTACGAAGCCGGCAAACCGCTGCTCAACGGCTTCAACCTCACCATCCGCCCGGGTGAAAAAGTCGGGCTGATCGGACGCAGCGGCGCGGGCAAATCCACCATCGTCAACCTGCTTTTGCGCTTCTACGAACCGCAAAGCGGCACCATTTCGATTGACGGGCAAAACGTGGACAGCGTGACCCAAGAAAGCCTGCGCGCCCAAATCGGTTTGGTCACGCAAGACACCTCGCTGCTGCACCGTTCCGTGCGCGACAACATCGTTTACGGCCGCCCCGACGCCACCGACGCCGAAATGATTTCCGCCGCCGAACGCGCCGAAGCCGCCGACTTCATCCCCAACCTTTCCGACGCCAAAGGACGGCGCGGCTACGACGCCCACGTCGGCGAACGCGGCGTGAAACTCTCCGGCGGCCAACGCCAACGCATCGCCATCGCCCGCGTCATGCTCAAAGACGCGCCGATTCTGCTGCTCGACGAAGCCACCAGCGCGCTCGACTCCGAAGTCGAAGCCGCCATCCAAGAAAGCCTCGACAAAATGATGGACGGCAAAACCGTCATCGCCATCGCCCACCGCCTCTCCACCATCGCCGCGATGGACAGGCTCATCGTCTTGGACAAAGGCCGCATCATCGAAGAAGGCAGCCACGCCGAACTCCTCGAAAAACAAGGCCTCTACGCCAAACTCTGGGCGCACCAGAGCGGCGGTTTCCTCAACGAACACGTCGAGTGGGAGCATTAA
- a CDS encoding thiamine ABC transporter substrate-binding protein: MKLKLSALALLLASANLSAQTEVRLAVHKSFSLPQSVIAQFEKANDAKVSVIKAGSGNEMLNKLILSKANPIADAVYGLDNANIGKAREAGILAAAQPKSAPVSAGMPVIAAVNYGYVTLNYDKKWFEQKKLPLPKTLQDLTRPEYKNLLVTPSPATSSPGLAFLMANIGGMGEEGAFKWWAQMRQNGVKVAKGWSEAYYTDFTQNGGAYPLVVSYAASPAAEVHYSKGKYSVPPTGNLFLKGGVFRQVEGAAVLKGAKQPELAAKLVQWLQSGEVQKALPTEMWVYPAVKNTPLPKVFEFAQAPKHTDSPSRNDIDTKQKQWVGRWTKTVLR, encoded by the coding sequence ATGAAACTGAAATTATCCGCCCTCGCCCTCTTGCTGGCTTCGGCAAACTTATCCGCCCAGACCGAAGTGCGCCTTGCCGTGCACAAATCCTTCAGCCTGCCCCAATCCGTCATCGCGCAGTTTGAAAAAGCCAACGACGCCAAAGTCTCCGTCATCAAGGCGGGCAGCGGCAACGAAATGCTCAACAAGCTGATTCTCAGCAAGGCCAACCCGATTGCCGACGCGGTTTACGGTTTGGACAACGCCAACATCGGCAAAGCGCGCGAAGCAGGCATACTGGCGGCGGCGCAGCCCAAATCCGCGCCCGTTTCAGCAGGAATGCCCGTCATCGCGGCAGTCAATTACGGCTACGTTACCCTCAACTACGACAAAAAATGGTTTGAACAGAAAAAACTGCCGCTGCCCAAAACCTTGCAGGACCTGACCCGCCCCGAATATAAAAACCTGCTGGTAACGCCCTCGCCCGCCACCTCCTCGCCCGGACTTGCCTTCCTGATGGCGAACATCGGCGGCATGGGCGAAGAGGGTGCGTTCAAATGGTGGGCGCAGATGCGTCAAAACGGCGTAAAAGTCGCCAAAGGCTGGAGTGAAGCCTATTACACCGACTTCACCCAAAACGGCGGCGCCTACCCGCTTGTCGTCAGCTACGCCGCCAGCCCCGCCGCCGAAGTCCACTACTCCAAAGGCAAATACAGCGTGCCGCCGACCGGCAACCTCTTCCTCAAAGGCGGCGTATTCCGCCAAGTCGAAGGCGCGGCAGTCTTGAAAGGCGCGAAACAGCCCGAGCTGGCGGCGAAACTCGTACAGTGGCTGCAAAGCGGCGAAGTGCAAAAAGCCCTGCCGACCGAAATGTGGGTCTATCCCGCCGTGAAAAACACGCCGCTGCCCAAAGTCTTCGAGTTCGCCCAAGCCCCGAAACACACCGACTCGCCCAGCCGCAACGACATCGACACCAAACAGAAACAATGGGTCGGCCGCTGGACGAAGACCGTGTTAAGGTAA
- the luxS gene encoding S-ribosylhomocysteine lyase — MPLLDSFKVDHTRMHAPAVRVAKTMTTPKGDTITVFDLRFCVPNKEILSEKGIHTLEHLFAGFMRDHLNGNGVEIIDISPMGCRTGFYMSLIGTPDEQQVADAWLASMQDVVNVKDQSKIPELNEYQCGTYLMHSLAEAQEIAQNVLTRKVAVNKNEDLTLDESLLNA, encoded by the coding sequence ATGCCCCTGTTAGACAGTTTCAAAGTCGACCACACCCGTATGCACGCCCCTGCCGTGCGTGTGGCGAAAACCATGACCACGCCCAAAGGCGACACCATTACCGTATTCGACCTGCGCTTTTGCGTTCCCAACAAAGAAATCCTCTCCGAAAAAGGCATCCACACGCTGGAGCATTTGTTCGCAGGCTTTATGCGCGACCACTTGAACGGCAACGGTGTCGAAATCATCGACATTTCCCCGATGGGCTGCCGTACCGGTTTCTACATGAGCCTCATCGGCACGCCCGATGAGCAGCAGGTCGCCGACGCATGGCTCGCTTCGATGCAGGATGTGGTCAATGTCAAAGACCAAAGCAAAATCCCCGAGTTGAACGAATACCAATGCGGCACCTATCTGATGCACTCGCTCGCCGAAGCGCAGGAAATCGCGCAAAACGTCCTGACGCGCAAAGTGGCGGTGAACAAAAACGAGGATTTGACGCTGGATGAAAGTTTGTTGAACGCTTAA